CATGCGCCTTACACAAGAACCGTAGCTCTTCCTGATCAGAACCCGATACAATATACATGTGAACGCGCGTATGGTTTCGCCGGACGTAATTTATGGTTTCCTGTATTTGTAGCCCAGAGTCTGTTAACAATTCCCGCATGATTACAGAAAATCGCTCCGCCCATTGTTGTATCTCAGATTCAGATATGCTTACACCCCGGATTTTTTCAAAAAAATACCTGAACTTAACGTAGCGTGACAAACCCCCGTTTTGCTGATGAAAAGCAAGAAGCTGATCTACTTCTGCTGCAGGGTACTCTTTTAAAACCTCAGCAAAGCCTTTGTCCCGTATTTCATTCGAGTTCAGAAGAACTCCGTCGAAATCCCAAAAAATGGCTTGAAGGTCTGAAAGTTCTGTGTGTGTTGGGCTCATTTTAAAGTTTGATTTAAAATATCTGAATTAATGCCTTGTTTTTGCCCATTCAATCATTTTGTTCATTCCTTCCGTGAAGTCAACTTTTGGCTCCCACTTGATCGCTCTGACTGCCTTCCCTGGTCTTCCGTAAATACCAAACTGATCACCGGGCGTATTGCCTTCAAATCTGACCGATATCTCTTTTTCGGCCTTTTCTTTAATGAAGGTCACGATTTCTCCAACAGTTGTTTTTTGACCCGTGCAAATGTTAAGTGTCATGTTAGCAGCTTCTATGAGTT
This genomic stretch from Cyclonatronum proteinivorum harbors:
- a CDS encoding HAD family hydrolase, which produces MSPTHTELSDLQAIFWDFDGVLLNSNEIRDKGFAEVLKEYPAAEVDQLLAFHQQNGGLSRYVKFRYFFEKIRGVSISESEIQQWAERFSVIMRELLTDSGLQIQETINYVRRNHTRVHMYIVSGSDQEELRFLCKAHGIASYFKRIHGSPTPKKEWVGTILKEEKLESGKCILVGDSINDHEAASVNGMHFMSYNGTEELDSKTTFILDLNY